The Thermosynechococcus sp. HN-54 DNA segment TCCGCCCTATAATTTGAATAAAGTTTTTAACTCGATTAGCTTTAAGAAAAAGACTTTAGACAATTACACCAACTGGCTAGATGCTTGCTTATCTGCTCTTGAAAAGATACTAAAGCCAACTGCTTCCATTTACATTTGCTCTGATTGGGAATCCTCAATTGCTGTATTTGCGGTTATTAAAGATCGTTTTCAAATCCGCAACCGAATTACATGGGAGCGCGAGAAAGGACGTGGGGCAAGCAAGAATTGGAAAAATGCCTCTGAAGATATATGGTTCTGTACGGTTTCTAACGACTACACATTTAATGTTGATGCTGTTAAGTTAAAGCGCAAAGTCATTGCTCCTTACAGGGTGAATGGAAGTCCAAAGGACTGGCAAGTTACCGAAGAAGGCAACTATCGCCTGACGCATCCTTCTAACCTGTGGACAGACCTAACTGTACCCTTTTGGTCAATGCCAGAGAATACAGACCATCCTACCCAGAAACCGGAAAAGCTACTTGCCAAGGTGATTTTAGCGAGCTCTAATCCCGGAGATGTGATCTTTGATCCCTTCCTTGGTTCAGGAACAACCTCTGTTGTTGCCAAGAAGTTGTGTCGGCGTTTTTTGGGCGTTGAGCTAGATGAAATCTACGCTTGCATTGCTG contains these protein-coding regions:
- a CDS encoding DNA methyltransferase, with product MVHSKERAPRNRTITLTEQEQAKYRQRLLRLSHPVSLPEIINRTINQDIFEAVKFLPSQFVDLLFIDPPYNLNKVFNSISFKKKTLDNYTNWLDACLSALEKILKPTASIYICSDWESSIAVFAVIKDRFQIRNRITWEREKGRGASKNWKNASEDIWFCTVSNDYTFNVDAVKLKRKVIAPYRVNGSPKDWQVTEEGNYRLTHPSNLWTDLTVPFWSMPENTDHPTQKPEKLLAKVILASSNPGDVIFDPFLGSGTTSVVAKKLCRRFLGVELDEIYACIAEKRLEMADLDSSIQGYADGVFWERNTLNEQERSTQKKQHCENGQPPHQQELFSLGEI